A genomic window from Gossypium hirsutum isolate 1008001.06 chromosome D12, Gossypium_hirsutum_v2.1, whole genome shotgun sequence includes:
- the LOC107944041 gene encoding charged multivesicular body protein 7 isoform X1 has translation MDSKSVKEFIRKEVPDWDDELIATARFKAFSGQKSDWEPKFQFWKNLIVKIARHFGVFIISPPQVKNEWFNRGGLTPLCIDHVLFIMYNEGEITRISDMVGPYSGRITQLFYKVKSLMNRSTMSPESILLEDCLILTTLLKEKADEVIKCLSESHWNSHCVVTRNKFESMCGGQKEGYAVLSYLSGCRKGQYLSTNKKELIEGIKVSLSSAVVSGVSSLDFDTLHLIWTQEKLQQQLDVIDRRWETSRQSALASLKSGNKKLALRHAKEMKLGTENREKCNSLLNRVEEVLCVIANVESTKQVTGAIQIGARVIKENKISIEEVQLCLEELDESIDSQKQVEKALEPAPSLDMEDEDIEEEFRKLELEIGSGNLKDLNPEAGVSDSEGTDQSLADALLNLKLADDAPGSGSAIQNSGLPAKNKESNSPMLEAA, from the exons atggattcGAAATCAGTGAAGGAATTTATAAGAAAAGAAGTACCTGATTGGGACGATGAATTAATCGCAACGGCCCGGTTTAAAGCTTTTAGCGGTCAAAAATCCGATTGGGAACCCAAATTCCAGTTCTGGAAAAATTTGATCGTAAAAATCGCCCGCCATTTTGGTGTCTTCATCATTTCCCCTCCCCAG GTGAAAAATGAGTGGTTTAATAGAGGAGGCTTAACTCCTTTGTGCATTGATCACGTATTG TTTATTATGTATAATGAAGGTGAAATAACTCGAATTTCGGACATGGTGGGTCCTTATAGTGGGAGAATAActcaattattttataaagtgaaaagcttgatgaacaGATCAACAATGTCTCCTGAAAGTATCCTTCTTGAAGATTGTCTGATTCTTACAACATTGTTGAAG GAGAAAGCTGATGAAGTGATTAAGTGTTTGTCCGAAAGTCACTGGAATTCACATTGCGTTGTTACGAGGAACAAGTTCGAGAGTATGTGTGGAGGACAAAAGGAAGGTTATGCTGTGTTGAGTTACTTGTCAGGGTGCAGGAAAGGTCAATATCTCTCCACCAACAAGAAAGAACTAATCGAG GGTATAAAAGTTTCCCTTTCGTCAGCTGTGGTTTCTGGTGTCTCGAGTTTAGATTTCGACACTCTCCACCTCATTTGGACTCAAGAAAAACTTCAACAACAACTCGATGTGATCGACCGACGCTGGGAAAC GTCAAGACAGTCAGCATTAGCCTCGTTGAAGTCTGGGAACAAGAAATTGGCCTTGAGACATGCAAAAGAGATGAAGTTAGGCACCGAGAATAGAGAGAAATGTAACTCACTTCTTAACAGAGTGGAAGAGGTCTTATGTGTTATTGCAAATGTGGAATCAACGAAACAG GTAACTGGAGCAATCCAGATCGGAGCACGAGTGATAAAGGAGAATAAAATAAGCATTGAAGAAGTTCAGCTTTGCTTAGAAGAACTCGACGAGAGCATTGATTCACAGAAGCAAGTTGAAAAGGCTCTAG AACCAGCTCCATCCCTGGACATGGAGGACGAAGATATCGAAGAGGAATTCAGGAAATTGGAGCTAGAAATCGGAAGTGGAAACCTTAAAGATCTGAATCCCGAAGCTGGAGTTAGTGATTCAGAAGGAACTGATCAATCATTGGCTGACGCTTTGTTGAATCTAAAACTAGCAGATGATGCTCCGGGCAGCGGATCAGCAATTCAGAATTCTGGGTTACCGGCAAAGAACAAGGAGTCAAACAGCCCGATGCTTGAAGCTGCATGA
- the LOC107944041 gene encoding charged multivesicular body protein 7 isoform X2, which produces MDSKSVKEFIRKEVPDWDDELIATARFKAFSGQKSDWEPKFQFWKNLIVKIARHFGVFIISPPQVKNEWFNRGGLTPLCIDHVLFIMYNEGEITRISDMVGPYSGRITQLFYKVKSLMNRSTMSPESILLEDCLILTTLLKEKADEVIKCLSESHWNSHCVVTRNKFESMCGGQKEGYAVLSYLSGCRKGQYLSTNKKELIEGIKVSLSSAVVSGVSSLDFDTLHLIWTQEKLQQQLDVIDRRWETSRQSALASLKSGNKKLALRHAKEMKLGTENREKCNSLLNRVEEVLCVIANVESTKQVTGAIQIGARVIKENKISIEEVQLCLEELDESIDSQKQVEKALAPSLDMEDEDIEEEFRKLELEIGSGNLKDLNPEAGVSDSEGTDQSLADALLNLKLADDAPGSGSAIQNSGLPAKNKESNSPMLEAA; this is translated from the exons atggattcGAAATCAGTGAAGGAATTTATAAGAAAAGAAGTACCTGATTGGGACGATGAATTAATCGCAACGGCCCGGTTTAAAGCTTTTAGCGGTCAAAAATCCGATTGGGAACCCAAATTCCAGTTCTGGAAAAATTTGATCGTAAAAATCGCCCGCCATTTTGGTGTCTTCATCATTTCCCCTCCCCAG GTGAAAAATGAGTGGTTTAATAGAGGAGGCTTAACTCCTTTGTGCATTGATCACGTATTG TTTATTATGTATAATGAAGGTGAAATAACTCGAATTTCGGACATGGTGGGTCCTTATAGTGGGAGAATAActcaattattttataaagtgaaaagcttgatgaacaGATCAACAATGTCTCCTGAAAGTATCCTTCTTGAAGATTGTCTGATTCTTACAACATTGTTGAAG GAGAAAGCTGATGAAGTGATTAAGTGTTTGTCCGAAAGTCACTGGAATTCACATTGCGTTGTTACGAGGAACAAGTTCGAGAGTATGTGTGGAGGACAAAAGGAAGGTTATGCTGTGTTGAGTTACTTGTCAGGGTGCAGGAAAGGTCAATATCTCTCCACCAACAAGAAAGAACTAATCGAG GGTATAAAAGTTTCCCTTTCGTCAGCTGTGGTTTCTGGTGTCTCGAGTTTAGATTTCGACACTCTCCACCTCATTTGGACTCAAGAAAAACTTCAACAACAACTCGATGTGATCGACCGACGCTGGGAAAC GTCAAGACAGTCAGCATTAGCCTCGTTGAAGTCTGGGAACAAGAAATTGGCCTTGAGACATGCAAAAGAGATGAAGTTAGGCACCGAGAATAGAGAGAAATGTAACTCACTTCTTAACAGAGTGGAAGAGGTCTTATGTGTTATTGCAAATGTGGAATCAACGAAACAG GTAACTGGAGCAATCCAGATCGGAGCACGAGTGATAAAGGAGAATAAAATAAGCATTGAAGAAGTTCAGCTTTGCTTAGAAGAACTCGACGAGAGCATTGATTCACAGAAGCAAGTTGAAAAGGCTCTAG CTCCATCCCTGGACATGGAGGACGAAGATATCGAAGAGGAATTCAGGAAATTGGAGCTAGAAATCGGAAGTGGAAACCTTAAAGATCTGAATCCCGAAGCTGGAGTTAGTGATTCAGAAGGAACTGATCAATCATTGGCTGACGCTTTGTTGAATCTAAAACTAGCAGATGATGCTCCGGGCAGCGGATCAGCAATTCAGAATTCTGGGTTACCGGCAAAGAACAAGGAGTCAAACAGCCCGATGCTTGAAGCTGCATGA
- the LOC107944041 gene encoding charged multivesicular body protein 7 isoform X3 codes for MDSKSVKEFIRKEVPDWDDELIATARFKAFSGQKSDWEPKFQFWKNLIVKNEWFNRGGLTPLCIDHVLFIMYNEGEITRISDMVGPYSGRITQLFYKVKSLMNRSTMSPESILLEDCLILTTLLKEKADEVIKCLSESHWNSHCVVTRNKFESMCGGQKEGYAVLSYLSGCRKGQYLSTNKKELIEGIKVSLSSAVVSGVSSLDFDTLHLIWTQEKLQQQLDVIDRRWETSRQSALASLKSGNKKLALRHAKEMKLGTENREKCNSLLNRVEEVLCVIANVESTKQVTGAIQIGARVIKENKISIEEVQLCLEELDESIDSQKQVEKALEPAPSLDMEDEDIEEEFRKLELEIGSGNLKDLNPEAGVSDSEGTDQSLADALLNLKLADDAPGSGSAIQNSGLPAKNKESNSPMLEAA; via the exons atggattcGAAATCAGTGAAGGAATTTATAAGAAAAGAAGTACCTGATTGGGACGATGAATTAATCGCAACGGCCCGGTTTAAAGCTTTTAGCGGTCAAAAATCCGATTGGGAACCCAAATTCCAGTTCTGGAAAAATTTGATC GTGAAAAATGAGTGGTTTAATAGAGGAGGCTTAACTCCTTTGTGCATTGATCACGTATTG TTTATTATGTATAATGAAGGTGAAATAACTCGAATTTCGGACATGGTGGGTCCTTATAGTGGGAGAATAActcaattattttataaagtgaaaagcttgatgaacaGATCAACAATGTCTCCTGAAAGTATCCTTCTTGAAGATTGTCTGATTCTTACAACATTGTTGAAG GAGAAAGCTGATGAAGTGATTAAGTGTTTGTCCGAAAGTCACTGGAATTCACATTGCGTTGTTACGAGGAACAAGTTCGAGAGTATGTGTGGAGGACAAAAGGAAGGTTATGCTGTGTTGAGTTACTTGTCAGGGTGCAGGAAAGGTCAATATCTCTCCACCAACAAGAAAGAACTAATCGAG GGTATAAAAGTTTCCCTTTCGTCAGCTGTGGTTTCTGGTGTCTCGAGTTTAGATTTCGACACTCTCCACCTCATTTGGACTCAAGAAAAACTTCAACAACAACTCGATGTGATCGACCGACGCTGGGAAAC GTCAAGACAGTCAGCATTAGCCTCGTTGAAGTCTGGGAACAAGAAATTGGCCTTGAGACATGCAAAAGAGATGAAGTTAGGCACCGAGAATAGAGAGAAATGTAACTCACTTCTTAACAGAGTGGAAGAGGTCTTATGTGTTATTGCAAATGTGGAATCAACGAAACAG GTAACTGGAGCAATCCAGATCGGAGCACGAGTGATAAAGGAGAATAAAATAAGCATTGAAGAAGTTCAGCTTTGCTTAGAAGAACTCGACGAGAGCATTGATTCACAGAAGCAAGTTGAAAAGGCTCTAG AACCAGCTCCATCCCTGGACATGGAGGACGAAGATATCGAAGAGGAATTCAGGAAATTGGAGCTAGAAATCGGAAGTGGAAACCTTAAAGATCTGAATCCCGAAGCTGGAGTTAGTGATTCAGAAGGAACTGATCAATCATTGGCTGACGCTTTGTTGAATCTAAAACTAGCAGATGATGCTCCGGGCAGCGGATCAGCAATTCAGAATTCTGGGTTACCGGCAAAGAACAAGGAGTCAAACAGCCCGATGCTTGAAGCTGCATGA